The Mercurialis annua linkage group LG8, ddMerAnnu1.2, whole genome shotgun sequence genome window below encodes:
- the LOC126661346 gene encoding leucine-rich repeat protein 2-like — protein sequence MEAFSFLIFSLPFLFLFSPSLCTNSEGNALHALRSKLSDPTNVLQSWDPTLVNPCTWFHVTCDSNNHVIRLDLGNSNISGSLGPELGQLEHLQYLELYRNEIGGKIPKELSNLKNLVSMDLYDNKFEGEIPKSFAKLNSLRFLRLNNNKLSGSIPRELTTLKDLKVFDVSNNDLCGTIPVDGPFSTFPMESYENNRLNGPELKGLVPYDFGC from the exons atggAAGCTTTTTCATTCTTGATCTTCTCTCTTCCCTTTCTCTTCCTTTTTTCCCCTTCTCTTTGTACAAATTCTGAAG GAAATGCTTTGCATGCATTGAGAAGTAAGCTGTCTGATCCGACCAATGTGTTGCAGAGTTGGGACCCAACTCTCGTTAATCCTTGTACTTGGTTTCATGTCACTTGTGATTCTAACAATCATGTGATTCGatt GGATTTGGGAAATTCTAACATTTCTGGATCTTTAGGACCAGAATTAGGCCAATTGGAGCATCTACAGTACTT GGAGCTTTATAGGAATGAGATAGGAGGTAAAATTCCAAAGGAGTTGAGTAATTTGAAAAATCTTGTTAGCATGGATTTGTATGACAATAAATTTGAAGGAGAAATTCCCAAGTCCTTTGCCAAATTGAACTCATTGAGATTCCT ACGGTTGAACAACAACAAGTTAAGTGGTTCCATTCCTAGGGAGCTTACTACCCTTAAAGACCTCAAAGTTTT TGATGTGTCTAATAATGATCTCTGTGGAACAATTCCGGTTGATGGCCCTTTTTCTACTTTCCCAATGGAAAG TTACGAAAACAACAGGCTGAACGGACCAGAGTTGAAGGGTCTCGTGCCGTACGACTTTGGATGCTGA